The following nucleotide sequence is from Euleptes europaea isolate rEulEur1 chromosome 3, rEulEur1.hap1, whole genome shotgun sequence.
aaaacaaaacaaaacaaacttatacaataataaaaaatacaaaagagtatcaattatttaAACTACTTAATACAATAAAAATTCAATACCCtttcaaccctccacccaccataaaaagtgacccatcaccagacttctggaaaagtgtctgaacagtttaaagattacaaTGTTAACATTAACAGAAAAATATAAACCtcgtttctataactcattaactaaaatagtaaaatccatttttgccagtttatcccaatatgtgatggccttcgcCCATATTTTTTGAAATTCTTCCATaccttttccatgtaggaattctgttagtttggccatcttcatatacatccataatttctctctccagtcattaattgaaggtttatttacttgcttccaaacttttgcTATTatgattcttgcagcagcaaaactgtattgacatatgacctTATCATTTGTGTCCATTTTATCTTGTGGAATCCCCAGTAAACAAAATGCGGGATTCCTTTTTACTCTAATATTAattaaattattagtttctcttattacttttttccaaaaaaatttttacatatccaccatgcatgcataaatttctttccttaccacatttccaacataaatccgtatctccttttttcattttacttatcatcacaggagttataaaacattttatataggttctctctaatttcattagtgattgtaaatttaaattctttctttcataaattttcccatgtctccaaatcaatattatatcctagctctttcatccatttcaccattactggtttaatcctttcttgctctaaGTTTACTTCAATTCATAATCTATATatcctacctatcagtcctttatttcccctaattaatatattttctaatttagatttctttttattaaatccaactaacttgtctttattaaatatatcttttagtttataatacataaatcagtctttaattttaagttcttctctactttttagaacCCATTCTCCTTCCTtaaaatccataatttctctataaatatccatatctaaatttagttGTGTCCCTCTTTTcgtaaatgcttctactggattaatccaacccggtgttttattttccaaaaaccttttatattttttccatatttgaaatagaccaaatctaataatatgaaaattaaaatctttgtttaccttatcCTTtttatccttttcataccacaaatatacATGCTATCCAAAGCGTAAGTTAAAACCttctatttctaatattttataattctctaacaaaatccaggtctttaaccacacAAAACAGGATACTTCATAATAAATTCTCAGATCTggtaatcccagacctcctgtttcttttagttcaattaaattattatatgctattctgtgtctttctttaccccataaaaaatttaaaatatcttttttccaagttTTAAATATCTGAACCCCCTTTATagttggtaaattttgaaacaagaaaagcatcttaggtaataccatcattataattaccgaaattctaccccataacgtTAGGGGTATTAAGTCTATAAGAATTTGTTGCCATAGCTTAATGTAAttgtttttgaataaattaagaTTGCTTGAGGTTacccatatacccaaatattttattttatgttcaatagaaaaGCCAGTCTTTTTTGATAAGTCTTGCTGCTGCAAaggagtcatatttttaaccaataatttagttttatttttatttatcttaaatcctgccagttttccataaacctccaccgtttTATTCCAGTTATAAATTTGGTTAATAGGATCAGTCAGAAAgcatactaaatcatctgcataagctttaACTGTAATatgatttctcccaaattgaaaTCCTATTATATCTGGAGTatatctaatctttttcaataaaacttctaacactaagagggcaaccttgtctggtgcccttttgaatttcaaattgtgatctTAAAATACCATTGATCAACAACCTAGCTGATTgaaaagtgtaaatatttccaatagttgACTTAAAGTTTTCTCCAAAAcccatatactctaatatttttttcataaatttccaatttacattatcaaacgctttttctgcatctaaaaatatcattgctataggagtagtgacagattctgcatattctaaaagatctattactattctaacattttggctaatcaatctACCTGGGAGGAatccagcttgatcctcatgtataatctggtttaatactatttttaatcTAGTTGCTAAAATGGTTACAAAAACTTTATAGTCGTTATTCAATAATGATAGGCCtgtaatttttgacatccaataaatcgagtttggtttaggtattaatacaatatttgcttgtttccaggtttgtggtatGGATCCATTCTGTAAGCAATAATTCATCACCttcaataaatgtggagatagttCTGTaaaaattttataataaaatgctatgAATCCATCCgctcctggagatttatttaatttacttttaactATAGcgttttttaattcctccatagtaaTTGTAGAATCCAGTAATTCCCTATTCTCTTGCGATATGCCCTCCCAATCAAATTGATTCaaataaacatccatttccttctctgaaaCAAAAATTTGACTATATAAacttgaataataatctataaaagtttccataattttttgtttatctgttgttattttaccctctttcttaatttttaatattggcaatttcttttctttatttttaagctgccaagctaatagtttacccggtttattggcatgttcaaaaaatctgtcaaacaatattttttctctatttctgaagttattaaaaattcatattgatattgtaactttttaaacttatctatctgttcttgtttgaatgatttatcttgtaattttcttagctgtctttctcccaatttaatttcttctaatatcctcctcttttgtgcctccctctctttataccatcttgtattttgctgaatcaaaagtcctctaaATACTGCTTTACCAGCGTCCCATACTACTTCATCTGAAATTTCCTTATCTACATTCTctgaaaaatagttttgtatatctatttttaatttatctactattttttattaataaaaattcatttatagaCCATGGTTTATTTATCTTGTCGCCTATCTTAATTCTAATTGAAacagcattatgatctgataatacCTTGGGTAAGATCTCCGGATTTTCAGACATGTTTACAATTCCTTTAgagagccataacatatctattcttgaatgagtaAGGTGTCTGGATGAAAaataagtatatccctttttgttaccatttaccagtctccgtatatcaaacatttcccattgatctgtaagatgattaaaaataccaAGTAATTTACCCTcgcaatttccccctttttaatttttttttgcggATCTGTCCAACTTAGGTTCCATCACTCCGTTAAAATCTCCCAtctaaatcattttttctttagcatattcagctaatattgatgccaagttatcataaaatattttttggtttgtattaggtgcataaatacccactaacaatatcttttgaaacccacttacaatttctatcaacaggatcctcccatcATTATCTTTGTATATAATCTTAGGTTCTAatatcaaaggaacatacatagcaattccattaattttttcttttcattacatgaggtAAAAAGTTTACCCAGTTTTGATTGTTCCAGTCTTATAAtgtcctttggtaaaatatgagtttcctgtaaacaaaagatgttagccttagatttttgtaggtggtaaaatatcttcttccttttgttgggagaattcaaaccattaacattccatgataacaCAGATGTCCCTGTCAGAActggtgaagtggttgatggaacAGTTATGTTAGATACAGATGCTTTTCTCTGGAGTGGCAaagtttgctgaatctggagctgTTTAGGATCTTTAATGAGTCCTTTCGGGTGTTTTTCTGTATCCTTTTTGtctttgtctcccattccaaAAGCCTGTATTGGCTGAAGTTTATAATCCGTGGGGGTGGGTGGCACTTGTTGCTTAGAACATCAGTTTAATGTTTACATAAAAAACTGGAAATCAGACTTGGTTTGTAATCCAGACCTTAGAGAGCACTTTATCACAACCTCTTCTTTAAATTGCTGTCTCTTGCCAGCTATTCACTGTAAAAAACTCAGTTAAGGTGGTATGATGGTTGCTTAAGCTGGCAAGATTGAAATTCAAGGGctccacagctggcaaaaagccaagtttcagttTAAAGCATGTTAGAGAGTTATAAAGTCCAGAGTACTTTTTTTTAGATCAATAGCTGTCAGACACCTCAGTCGTGATAATTATTAGGTTTCAGTAAAATGAGAAAAGACACTTGCTGTGTTTAAATCGGGGTCTCCCCGCCGCTCTTCCCGGCTGCCTGAACGAAGATGGCGCCCGTTCCTTGGCTCACCCGTCCGAGCGATCGCCGCCGCTTCTGCAGCAGCGGCCGCTCCTGGGACGGGGAGCTCACCGGCGTCCTGTTCTGCATCCCCTCTTATTCAAGGGGTGCTGCTTGCCAGGTGTTTGGGGGGCGGTTTCCCTGCCCCCGGCAGCATTCAAGCAGGCGCGCGATTGGTCGCGTGGCCGCAGCGATTCCCCCCCCAATCCGGAAGTCCTGACACGGCCATCTTGATGCAGTTCGGACTCTTGCCTTGTGACTGGGTGGGCCATAAACAGCATGGGTGCGCCTGAATCTATAGCAGCGCTGCTTGCATGTGTAACGCCTCTTCTTTTCCAGTTAGCCCTGCTGGAGCTCAACTTTCTGCCCACCTCAGGCACAAAACTGACAAAGCAGCAGCTCATCTTGGCAAGTGAGTATCATGCTGTCATGCCTGGTGCTAAATTTACTTATTAAGActttatatgccacctctgctCATGGTTCAAGGTAGCTTACGATCAAGATTGGTGGGAATCCTCAAACTGAAGGGGACTAATTGTCCCCCCACATGAGCACAAAGCTTTCCATGGGTCCAGGTGTAGTCTCTGGTGCTTATTCTGTACCTTATCCATCTTCTCCCAAGCTCCCTATTCTGCTTCTCGACTAGAAGCTTTGGCAGGATCTTGCTTGCTGAAAAATATCTAAAACTTAATGTGTATGTATAGCAAGCTTCAAGTGTTAACAACTTCACACAAGGATTGTCTTACTGTCATTGTACAAGAACCCCATACATCAGGACCtaggggatctcccagaattacagcccatctccagactacagagatcagttccactggagaaaaaggatgctttggagggtggatatgacattgtaccccactgaggtccctttcctccccaggcttcacccccaaatctcccaagagtttcccaacctggatctggcaaccctaccccccatctcccaccagtggccggggggacctggcaaccctacccgtactTTAGGTCAGTATATTATCCCCTCTGTTGCTGAGCCTCTCGGTCTCTGCCCCTCAGCAACAGAGGGGTGGCAATACTGATAGGAGAGGTATGGTTCAAGCCAGTTTGGCAGCACACTAAAtagcccttttctctctctgacaTATGGCCTTGCAGACAGGCTACACACCTTGAGCTGACTGAGCCAGAAGGACGAGGCCAGGCCTTTCAGCTGGTTGGCATAATATTGCAATATTGGTCACTGTTGCTTTTAAAGCTTTGCTACTTTAAAACCCTGCCTGCCTTCTCTCTGACCGTAGGAGATATCCTAGAAATCGGAGCCCAGTGGAGCATCCTGAAGAAAGACATCCCCTCTTTTGAGAGGTACATGGCTCAGCTCAAGTGCTACTACTTCGATTACAAGTGAGTGTTCCTGCCACGTGTGGGGAGCAGATTTGTGTTTTTCATCAGGATATTACTCTCAAAAGGAGTGGGGCAATTTGCAGTGCTGAAGAGTaccatatgaacctgcctgtgCACTCcggtcatcttcggaggccctgcttcggtcgcccctgccatctgaggttgGTCAGATGCACCAGTTTCTCCTGGCTCTTGCCTTCCGTGGCTGCCTGTGGCAAAGTGATCTTACCATTTTCCCAGATCTTTGTAGTGGGAAAGGCTGTCTCCTCTCGGCACACGAGGCTATGAAGAGGCTTGTGTTATGGTGGCCTTCAAAACCTGGCACACCTTGAGCGATCTTTGAGGCATGCGGATGACAGGGCACTGTCGGGGGGGGGCGCAGGTAGTATTCAGAAATATTTCTTCTGCATGCCTGCCCCTCTCCTTCCTCTCACTGATGGGCCTTCTTGCCCAAAGATTCCCCTAATCCTGGGGTAAGGTGTGTGCATATCACTCATATGCAGTACATTTTATATCaccctccagggagctcaggtggttttcccttcccatttttattctcacaacaacccagtgaggcagCTTAAGCTGAGGGTGATGGCCCAAGGCCATCCGGCACGcttcaggggtgtgtgtggatttgaacccagatctcccagagtCTACTCTTAACCTCTGTGCTACACTAGTCCTCTGTGGCTTCAGcatctttctcctttcctccctccctcccagggatGAGCTGCCGGAGTCAGCCTATAAGCACCAGCTGCTGGGCTTGAACCTTCTCTTCCTACTCTCCCAGAACCGGGTTGCCGAGTTCCACACGGAACTGGAAAGGCTGCCAGCAAAGGACATCCAGACCAACGTCTACATCAAGCATCCGGTTTCTCTGGAGCAGGTGACATCTTGCTGTGTTAGGATTCTCCTGCTGTAGGCTCTGCCTTAGCAAAATTAATTGGCAAAATGGGGGGAGGCTTTATTTGCCACATTTCTTGCTGCCTTATAACATCCCAGTTGTTCATATACCTCCAATGTATGAAGCGATTAAGGATCAGAAAGCCACAGTAAAAGCATACTCTCAGTTAAATCCCATGTTCCTGGGatttataaataaatttataaataaaaaaGTGTTAATTGGTCTCACAGGACAGAGGGAGAAGGAACCTCCTCATAGCTGTGGTGCCTTTGAAAGGTTCTTCTCCTCCTGGTGGCCGATCTCCATTCCCAAAAAGACAACCCTTGGAACCGGGCCTTGGCCACAGATCTgaacattgggggaggggggtaattGAATGGGAGGAAGTGTTTCCTGAGAAGGTAGGACTCAAGCCAGGCCCTAGAGGGTGTGGGCATACACACAGGCGCCTACGCATGTCCACATGCAGTGTGTCCCTGTGCAGGCATGTCACGTCCCGGAAGAGGCACTTTTTGGTCTTGTGTTTTGGGGCTGGGTCCCACTGGAGTGAGGTGGTTGAAAGCCCAATAAAAAGGGCTCCGTTTGCTGTCCATTGATTCATAGCAGAGCCCCTGTTGACCAATCACTGGTCAGCCTGTGGACTTAAGAACCAGGAGAGCTGGTCTTGAGTAGTGTTATGTTTGCATTGCTGGGTCTTCCCTTGTATGTGGCTTTAGGCAGAGTTTCCCTAAAAAGGCGAGCCCTTTTTCACaaatctgtgttttttttcctctctccccaccccccattccagtACCTAATGGAAGGCAGTTACAACAAAGTCTTCCTGGCAAAAGGCAACATCCCTGCAGAAAGCTACGCTTTCTTCATCGACATCTTATTGGATACGGTCAGGTGAGCCTTGTTAGCCTCCTCAGAATTCTTAAGCCAAGGCCCTGGATTATGTTGTGGCCACTTTAGATGTTGGTGTTTTCCTGTGTGAATGCTTGGATTTGAAGCATTTAAGCCTTGGCCTCATTGAGTTCTGTGGAATTATCTGCCCTCAGGAGATGGCCTGTCGTGTCTCTGTATGAGCGGTTGGCCCTGACCTTGCCCATCAGCCTCTGttgcaggtggggaaattccAGCTCGGCAGCTCTTCCCATTAAAGGGGATGGTTCATTCCTACTGGTGAGGTGCCATGGAGTGACCCAGTCTTATCATGCAACTGGATCAGATACTGAGATGTCTACAAATTTCCCTTGttccctgcccaccccccagcTTCTATTGGCCCTGTAGGAAGAAAACCTATGGGTGCTGTAACGTCTATTGAGGTGTGtggaagaaagtgggggggggggaggcccctaGCACAGCGACCCTAGTCTGAAGCAGGGAGGCCCCAGTGCAGCTGAGAGAATTGTGTCCTGACCCCTCAGAAGTGGGCAGCTGCCAAGCAAGTGCCTGGGTGACCCGCTTGCTTGTGCTTTTTCTCTCCTCCACCCCAGGGATGAAATAGCCAGCTGCATTGAGAAGGCCTATGAGAAGATCCTGTTCAACGAGGCCACTCGAATGCTCTTCTTCAACCCCAAGAAGATGACAGACTATGCCAAGAAGGTGAGGCTGGCAGAGGTGCAGCCTCTGCATTCCTGTCACATGCTGCATcgttctttatttaaaacatttatatattttaGAATAGTTATATACCCCCTTTCCATTAAAAATAtgcccaaggcagcttgcaacaCACAAGAAATGCAAATATTGCGGGGCAAGGGtatcttgatttcccccccttcccccgagaTCCATCTCCTGGGGATCTCCCCACAATACCCCCTCCATGCAGATGTGACTGACCCCTACCCTAAGTGCTGCAGCCATCAGGCTGGTGGCTACATGGCTTTCTCCACGCTGCTCCCTTCCCACTTGCTCTCGCCTTTTATCCTCAAAAAGACTTCTGGCTGAGGGACAAACCTTTCCAGCGCTGGTCAGTCGAGCCAGCGTGGGTTCACGTTTGCAAAATGGTGCTGATGGGAGAAACGCAGCTGTTTGTCATTTGTTGAACATGGCGGTGGCAATTCTGCCATAGTGGAATAGTGGAACATGCCAGTAAAATGTCAGTTGTGGGGTCAATGCATCATCACAAtaagctttttgtgtgtgtccgtCCCCACCCCCCCTTCTTTTAAACTTCCAGCGCGGCTGGGTCCTGGGCTCCCACAACCACTACTGCTTCATGGGCCAACAGCAGAAACCTGAAGATGCCACCATCCCCTCAACGGAGCTCGCCAAACAAGTGATTGAATACGCTCGGCAGCTGGAGATGATTGTCTAGCACGTCACTGCCACTGCAGGGCTGAGACTGGATTATTCGCCCTGCTCCTTATTttagcctctcttttttttttaaactccggTTCCCATTTAACGGGCAGTATATGCaaaggtttgattccctaccccCACCTTCCCTGGGACACTGGAGTAAAAGTGGAGAGCTAGCACCCTGTTGTATTGTTTCTTCCTCCTGTGTGAGGAGAGTTCTGAATGGAGCAGGCCGGTCTTGTGCTTCTCTGACCTCTGAGGAAATTCCTTTTTTATAACTGTCACGTATCAGCCGGTTGTTTGAGATTCCCAGACGGTTCTAGTCATGCCTGGAAATGGAATTTCTCCGCTTTCTGGTCAACACAAGGTTACACTTGTCTCCCTGACTGGTAATCTCGGCCTTTTTTATTactaatattattattgtttggTAAGTTGCCATCCTTTGGTGTGATCCTCCATTACGGGGATAGTCGCAAGTTAAATAAACACCATTTCTTCTACAAATGTAATTTTCGGACTCTTGTAAATAAATCCCAGAGTTATTAAAAGGGGGAAGAGTTCAAGAACAAGACAGGGTTTGTACCAGGGACTGAAGATGGGGGCATAGAGAAGCCGTATCTTTGGCCTGTTCTACTTTGTATTGCCAGCCACTGTGAAGAATCTCAGTTGCCTTTTTTTCCTGGTGCCGTGggccatttttgtgtgtgtaaaagccCCAAATGTGCAGTGGCTGCTGGAATGTCTGGAGTGAAGTCATCAACAGCATTTCCCTGAGCATGCATGTTGAACCCCGTTGTGTGCACGTGGCCATTAAGGCTCAAGGGTGCTGACCTTGACCTTCGCTCAGCATGATGCTTTGCACTGTAGAGGTGGAGGCTGGTCTGCACATGCCCTGGTTTCAGTGGCTGCCTTTAATGCTGGGGGAGCTCAGAGGAGAGGAAAGACGAGAAGCAGGACGGCACCTGGGGCGTTCCTCTTACATTGGCTTCCCTGCCCTGGCGGCCAAGTCTAGGCCAGTGTGCCCGCCCTCGGAGGAAAATGCTTGCCATCACTAACCAGTGTTAAATAGGCCACTTTTGCTCTTGATCTGACTAGGCGCCAGAATTTTTTCTTGAATCAGAAGCTAGTAATTCTAGATCAGGGTCTCccaccctttttgagcctgtggacaccttttgaattctgacacaggatggtaggtgcagccacaaaatggctgctacaggaggtggagccaaccccaAATTGTCAGGAAGCGAGGGGATGCATCACTTTCATAGtatcgtatatactcgagtataagccgagttttttagccatgatttttagcttaaactcacctcggcttatactcgggtcaatacggtaattctcctgccaggccctctcccagcgcgctcccgccggccagctgatgggcgggctgtcctgccttctcccccccaccccacccgattacGCCTTCTGCACGGCAGcggcttcttcccaccccacccgatcgtgcCTTCTGCGCTGCGACGGcgatttcttcccccacccaccttaCCCcacccacccgatcgcgccttttgcacGATCGTCGtgccttctgcgtggcggcggtggtttcttcaccccacacctcccccacccccacacttcACCCGGGCCgttcctcccgcttgccagctgaccctgcggggcctcctgcgcgtaCAGAAGGGGGCTGCCGCCACTGcgtgcctggagcccggtcaggtaagcctgcgggggggagggtgtgcatttccccctcggcttatacgtgggtgcctaattttttcccattttaagggtgaaattaggcacctcagcttgtacccgagtatatacagtaaccaacatttaaggcagaagctctgttaaaAAGGATGCTTTTTAAATCTGTGCAGCTAATAAGAGGCCCTGCTGGGCACAAGCAATATttggtcctgcccactttctaaaaacactgggtGGACACCAGGAAAGAGGTTGGTGGATGCCATGTTGGGGGTCACTGCTCTAGATTTTCATACCACACCCACTCCAAGCTATAGTTACTAAAATTGTGCCCTAGCTCCAGTTCCCCAAGGCTTACTGGAGCCACACAGCAAAGTTCTGCCAGTGTGTGTCTCTCTGTCTTCTGGTCCAGTGTGACTTATTGAGCAGGTGGCGTTTCATGTTCCTGGCTGCGCATATAGTAGGTGCATGCCTTCTCTGCCAAGAGGCATCTAAACTTTGCAGAGGTGAGCTACATGAAGTCCATGGCCTGGctcagcctccccctccctcggCCGCTGCCTCTCCCTTGAAGAAAGGACAGCCTGGTCTTCTGCAGGCACTGTTTGGAGGCAAAAGGTTCACTCTGTGCTCTTAAGCACAGAAATGCCACGGAGACCTGAGAGTACTCCTATCCAGATTTCAGAAATGCTGAACAGTCACCTGGAATGAACAAACCTGGGTTGTGGCTTACAGTTTAGCGTGGGGAGCTGGACCGATCTGTGTTTGTTTTTCCCtctccagaaagaaaaaaaatctgttgagCTTTTCATTCTAGGTAGAattcaatgccctgacctggatggcccaggttagcctgatctcatcagatctcagaagctaagcagggtcacccctggttagtatttggatgggagaccaccaaggaataccagggttgctgtgcagaggaaggcactggcaaaccacctctgttagtctcttgccatgaaaaccccaaaaggggtcgccataagtcagctgcgacttgaaggcactttatacacacagagagagagagagaattcaatgGGCCAGGAAGAAAAGAATCATtgtgtgatgggaaaggccttttGGGGGGGTGAAGAAGAGCTCTGCTATCAGGATTGGTCTTGTCCAAGGAGCAGGACCCAGGcctcttctccctttcccatccccTTATGAATCTTTCCCTGTCCTGCCAGGGCTTCTTTTGCCCTCAAAGACCTTTACCTGGATCACAGCAGGCAATGTCGGGTTGCCCCCCTCAAGCAGCAAATGCTATTTATACTGCAAGACTTCAGCTTTTCCAGCAGGACCCTACAAAACGAAGCCTCAGGCAGAGCTGACAGATGAAGTTTTATTAAGGCGGCTGCCTGGGCAAAGGGGTCAGTCTTCGTGGGTGACGTGCTGCTGTTTGTAGGAATCCAGGCAAAACTTAGTCCCGGCAACCAGCGAGACGGCCAGCAGAGCAGTAGCGACCCAGGGGGGTTCGGCCAGGTGGTTGGTGGAGGGGTTGAGCCTGAACAgaggtgcggggagggggggggagagaagcaagcaGTGGAACGTCTGTGCCCAGCTAAGCCTTTGCTGGTCATTGAAATGACCCCTTCTTGGGCTGACTTGACGGAGGAGCTCCAAGTGGCCAATTATACAGGCATAAAGACTTATTAAAATTTGCCCTGCATTCCTTGAACTTGGCCACATTCTTGGTCTGGCCGCCCCACCAAGTAAAAGGCACCTGTAAATGTACCTGCTTTCTGCATCCAACACAATAGGGATGCTGGCAGGGAGGGagatataccccccccccctgtagTGTTAGAGCCCTAAGGACAGATCTACCCTTCAAACTTAAAACTAGCTTAATGTTTACTTTACCTTTCTGAGGAATCCTGGAATTTGAAAGGGGATAATGCGTTTGCATTTAttgatatcctgcttttctccccatttgggacacaaagtggctttaaagaacatctttctcctctccatttccccaaaacaaccctgtgaggtaggccaggtccagagtttgtgacgggcccaagatcgcccagtgaacttccaggtttgaatccctacttctACCATGGATCACCCAGGGTTCCAGTCTGCCACtccatccactacaccacactggccttcgGAGGAATAGGGGTGCGCGAGTCTAACAGAATTCTCAGCACCCTCGCCAAACTTCAATTCCCAGCATTCTTTGGAGGCACCCATGAAGAGGTGACCCATCCACAACCAcagatgagaagaagagttggtttttatatgccaattttctctacctttttaagaagaatcaaactggcttataataaTATCTGAATCTGaactggtttataatctcctccccttcccacaacacgccccttgtgaggtagctgatgctaagagagctctaagagaactgtgactagcctaaagtcactcagcaggcttcatgcgtaggagtggggaaaccaatgtgattagaatctgccattcatggaggagtggggaataaacctggttctccagattagagtccaccgctcttaaccactgcaccacactgccctTTTGTATTGCAAGCAACCAACCAAACGGAATTGGCACTCGGCCACCATCCACTCACCAAGCCACAACGTTTTTGGGCAGCTTCCTCTCGTGCTGATGTTTGCAGTAGCACTTCCTGGAGCATGAGTCCACCACCTGGAAAGCTGGCCACTGACAACGCTCAGCGGGGCGGAGGACCTCTTGGCCTTGCTCAGGACCATCCTGGTTGGAGGCAAGGCCCTCTGTGGTGGCTGCTGGCTCGTCCCGAGAAAGGGCCGTCTCCTGGACAgagatttattcattttaaaacacATC
It contains:
- the PSMD8 gene encoding 26S proteasome non-ATPase regulatory subunit 8 encodes the protein MAAAVATMAGAGGPVLNGANAGAAGLKEAAGMYEQLRAEWNRKNLNLGKCGDLLGRLKLALLELNFLPTSGTKLTKQQLILARDILEIGAQWSILKKDIPSFERYMAQLKCYYFDYKDELPESAYKHQLLGLNLLFLLSQNRVAEFHTELERLPAKDIQTNVYIKHPVSLEQYLMEGSYNKVFLAKGNIPAESYAFFIDILLDTVRDEIASCIEKAYEKILFNEATRMLFFNPKKMTDYAKKRGWVLGSHNHYCFMGQQQKPEDATIPSTELAKQVIEYARQLEMIV